The window atacacatttcaACTCCACACCCACATGCTGACTCACACTTTGCATACACAAGACATTCACGTTTTTCATTTGTTATTCTCAAGACATTCATTTGTTATTCTACTGTGCACTGTTcttggaaaataatatatattaatacttattattatagatatctTTATTGCATTGGAACAAATCGTTCCATACATTATAACCAATACAACtacactaatataatttatatttacaagtgAAAACAGGTTCACataacaaatgtaaaataaagtacaatgCATGAAGTACTAAGAGTACAATAAGTCAATCAATTTCGTTGTTTAATATCAAACAAAAGTATACAGGGTGTTAATATTCAATGGGTTTTGACTTCTACTACAATATAGTaaatacaggatcattttgacattgtgttaataaactAAACCACATAAGTCTTTATATCTACTAACATTGTGCccaaaaatattcatgaataatattatcactaaaaatcaaagttttactttctaatttttacaatttctgGTTTAGTCCAAATGTAGTCGTAGTCGTATTAGgtgtgtaaattttaatttttttgttattaatatttattttgtttgaaactttcaCTTTTTATCTTACATCTATTGTATGATAACcttattgttgttatttttatgatgattgatatatggtttcattttgtTACTTACTGTCAAAATCAGCctgtatacaatttaattacacaattatttatttttttgttttgcgaTAATAATTCGTGACCAACACCATACTAGCGAACGACATTAACACCCTGTATACAgcatgtttctttttattacctTTGTAGAATAGACATCATATTTTAAACTTCCAAAAACTCGCAAAAATATAATGCGTGATATGAATAAACTAGTTCTAAAATATCTCTCACCACTATAGTAAGTAAATGCTCCACTGCAAAATGATTAGACCAGTTAAAGGCAAATATGACCCTCAACATAGATTTAGTATCCATGTCAGTTTAAAAGTCAACGGTGATATTTATGCTGATTTGCAGTATTTTAAATGTAGTATAGGAATTAACTGTGAAAAAAAGAACTCATTTTTCAGCACTAtcattgaataatttttttgcTTGCTATTGTTGTAACAAAGAAACATAACTAAtcgtaaacaattaaaattacaagtgAACCCgatattcaataattaaaaactaaaacaatacaTTAGTTTTTGGTAACAGAACATTTTAACTACACTTTCACTCAACATGGTAACCACATCACTTAGATCTTACATAGTTTAAAATGTACTTCAACTCCTACATAATAAGGAACAAAATGAGTGTCCCAGAGGTATATTATTCTGTATTTACCTATTATATAACCTGCTTCAAGTACTGTAATGGagaaaactaattttgtaaGACTTCAGCATAAAATCCTAATGTATgtcgcatttataaatattgtgttatatCTATCATCTTGAAtatgtattgtaatataatttattgcttatgttattgtaaaatatgtgaTATTAGTTAAACTTGCTTACATTTAACGTGGCAAGGACAAATATTGCAATCTTAATCCTAACAAGGTGTGTTCTGACTGTTCAGATATATTCTGGCTTGTAATTTCTTGGACACGTGTTGGGGCTTTCGCCGTTGACAGTGCCCGATAATGGTTGTGTTGTAAGCAAAAGTAGTTGACGCCAAAGCACTTGTTTAAGAGctcattgtattattattagtatttaaaatatgtatgtttgatAATTTGAGTGGCACAAATGTTTATATAGTTGTATTAGCATAGCATATGTACGAAAATTGCAGTATGAGCGTTATTGTCTCGTACAACACAAAAGATTCTCAATagatcaaatattttcattttaattgtataatgaGGGTGCTCTATATCGTCTATGTTGCATACCCGTCTATTACAATTATGATTCTAAGCGAAAGGCAACTTTGATAGCCTTATGGAGAAGAATCTAAAAACCGAATGACTGTCTGTCTTGTTTAGGAAGgactgtaattgcaaaaagacggaaaTAGCCCCCTCTGactataaataatcaaaatgttattaaacagGCAACAACatagaaatataacaaaataatgtcaataaagattaaaaaaaagtgaCTACAAAACATACAACTACATGTGACACAATTTGTGCATTGCCAAGCTGTATTTGCCAGAAAGTTatagtaaaaaatgtaataagccAGTGTCAtgacagtaaaaatataaaaaaaatattttatggtaatttaacacttattaattatgaaattagcaaataaaatttgcaaatttTACACCAGAAAATGCTTATTGCACCCTGTTTATCTAAACAGCCTTTGAACAccaaaatatgcaaatgcacTAACTATGAAAATACTGCActgtaataagtattaaatgCCACATAAACACACGTGAATAAACGGACAATTCATTTTagataatttctaataatgactATTTCTAACTTTAAACGGACTTTACAACAATTGACAGTATGTCTGAACTTTTAAATATAGGCGAAATgtattgctatttttttaagtattagaTTTAGTAAATTTTCAAGGTATGATATATTATACACTTATCttgtatagttttttataaaggcaatatttaaaatacatagttgCTTGAAATTCTTAATGAGACGTTATATATtacagaataatatttaataaagtatccTAAAGAATAACAAAGAATTTAGCGTATTTcatcacattttaaaataataaaagtacctTTGGGCCACCCGCTATGAGTTTCTTTCGTAAGTTTACTAGATTttgacaaaattatttacagtacattatacatcatttatataacacaatataatatcaaacagAGCCCATACACTTCATCAAATGCCTGAACAGTTTCGAAAtcttattaagaaatataagaGTGATTTCATACACCATTTGATTTGAACCAAAATTCATAGTTATATACAGGTGAATAATTAGTAGAAAAATAGAGTAAGTTCACTTTAAAGTACGCAACGCGAATACGATTGTCCATACTTTGTAAATAGTTCATAATCACTTAACCAATCACAACACGGCACTTGAAAGAAGTCACTGTATAGAAACTATAGAAGTATAGTGAAGTCTGCAGACATGTGAACATGTAGTCCAATACACACAGTTTAATCTTCTGGCACAAACCGCAGAACCACACGGCTGAGGTGTGGCGGCCCTGTAACGTAAAGGAATCGGATCAGATTCActacagaaataataaaatacgtaagtAAGTGTTTGCATTTTTATCGaaccaaaaacaataaaaatgactTCTCGAATAgcttgaagaaataaaattgaatcatCTTAATATTTGTCGTAAGTTACTCCTTTTGAAATTCAAACCACTTGTCTGCTATCAAAATGATGCCAATTTCGGGCAGTAAACCCACGACCTCCCGACACACAGCCACACGCCAAGGAAACTTGTCCTCTATATAAAATGTCCTCACCCGTGGACTATTGATGCTGGCTCTCCACTATCAGCATGATCGACTGGTGCTGCTGCGATTCTGCATGAATGGTGGGTACCGAGCGCAGACACTCGATCTGGTGCGACGCCCAATCCTTCTTCTGGCAATATGTTGAGCAATAAGGCGTGCGGCGGCACAGGGAACATTCAGCTGAAGCCTCACGGTTGCAGTTGGCGCACTGGtgagaaaaatataacaagttgTATGTACTGTGgtatacaaacaataatatatttaaatagactgagtaaaagttttttttgaaaGTGTCATTGCTGTGACGGAGACCTAAGAAAGAAGTCCAACGGTAAACTTTCCATTCATCCTGGTTTTGATTTTTCTAGTTTCCGAATCATTCTGGGATATCCAGGAAGAACCTTTCAAATCCATTTGCACGAACTGAAATTAAGTCCAAATAATTTACTCATAATGTCCATCACCAAACATGCTATTATCCCGTACCACACACATTGGTAGCCTTCTCACCTTCTTGGCTTCAGCCTCCTCGACATTATGCAGCGACACCTGCTCGGCCTCGACATGCGCGTCGACACTCGCAGCGAGGAGGGCGGACGCGCGCTCCTGCTCGAGCCGCTCCATCTGCCTGGAGCTCACGAGCCGCACGTCCTCTACACACTGCTTCAGTTCCCCGGCGAGCCGCACCAGCGTCTGGCTGATGTCATCCAGCCGCTTGAGTACGCCACTCATGTCTGGCAGAGTAACTGGAAATGTTAACCGGGCAGGGTGTCTTTATTTGGAATGGTATTATATTTAGGGGTCGCTTTTGTTTAGCATTGGTCTTCTTGTGCTTGATGGTGAAGGGTATAATAGCTTTTGTTTTGATCACGCGTaaattttttgaataatataaaattataagtagccTGTGTTAATTAatcatttgaattaattaatccACAATGTCTCACCTATTCATGCTGTTTATCTTTATTGCTTTGTTTTAAGGTAATAAAGATTCAGGGAAACAAGTGTATGATGAtatctacaattatttttttagttttttgtttggtCCGATTATATTGTTACTCTCAAAAagacattgttttaaaaaggacattgttgtttttattttcctttctaGGATATAATGTAATACGGCTTCTACAGGATGAAAACATAtgtttcacaaaatatatttaaattgagacctttattaatatacttaatccTACATTTGTAATAAAGTAACCGTTAGTCCAAATATTCTGATTTCGCTATAGTTaccaaacatttaattattgtgCAAAGACTTTCGCGGcagcaattaaaataactattaaaataggtgatattaaaaatcaataacatagaACATACCTAGTTCTAAACGCAATAGACCTTATTTAGTATATACAGTGTATACAATTCGCAAATTGCGTACGAAATGTAACATGATAGAGACGGTTGCAAATGAAATGCAACATGATACAAAcggttgcaaattaaatgtaaCATGATGAAAACGGTTGCAAATGGTTCGAATTTAttggaaaaattattaaaagaaaaacaattaccAGATTTTTACCCGTCATTTCTGTATCTGCTTACATACAAAATAGTATGTTAATTACGTACGTATCTGTATaatgaatattacatttattgtaaGCGCCTAAAATGTTCATAAGAAATGTGAGTCCATGTATTATTGAAAGTAACactgttaaaacattttaattaattgcttaTTTTAACCGCATCTAAGTTACACTCATCTGTAGGCTATATCTATTCAATATGTTCGAGGGgggaatataaaatttcaagtaCAATCGCCGGCGCAGCTagtagataataaattttacaaatacccGCCAGCAGATTAATTgaaatgttcaatttaaattttttcactTACAAATCTAGAAATTATTCGAAATAACAgcttaatattatttcacgACAATTCGCTATCATTGCAAGATCACGTTATTGTATTTCATATTCAATTAATGCACACAATAAGTCACAATTCCATGCGAAATTTGCAATACATAACTaccttatatatacatattctgTTCAGACACTGCATCTTGTGTCAATAGAACATGTCAGTACATGTGATGTCTATTCACTACTGATTGGAGTATTTCAATTTGCGAATGCAGATTGCCAAGCCGACAATCTACTATAGACTGTAGAATCTATTTACCTCCCGTGGTGTTTAGTAATTGCTTTCCAATCACCACCAGACTAACAACAAAGCTGTGTCATTTGTTATCTGATTATTACGTTGTAAAGCGATCTATAGACCACAAAGGAATCTCTTTGTacgggaaaataaataaaaggcatTGAAAATCCCATTAGAATAATTGCAAAGGATGCGCTAACAAAGGACTTTTATAAAACCAATTCATAAGGCTTAAACCGCATCGAcgacattttttaaattgatatatcAATTTGCAAATGAAAACAAGGAACAAATAGTCATACTCGTATATTAGATAAGAGGATTATACCTCAACTGCACTTTTGTTTGATGACGATTGCAAATTAAAAACGAGTATGTTATTTTCACATAACACAGTATAGGAACAAAGCAGTAAGTATATTCGTTTAAAATTCGCAGAAGGTATGTAACGTGAGacttatttttttcaacataagACTCTGAGTCGTGCGAACACATAACCATTGCTTTTCCGTACAGTTTGCAAGTTCTCAAATTCGCTaatgattattatgttttgGCATagaattgttatatattatgtgctctatgtaataaaatgacACCTAAGTTCGTCAACGCTTGCGCACgccaaatatgtataattaaaattttagttaaaactttaatgtcttacattaattaatatttctatatacgAAAAGACACAAAAGCATAAGCTATAATGAAAACATTCGCGTACaagcaattatatttatgtcaataCAACATCCGCTTGTTTTATGgaaacaaaacattttcttacattttaaactttgttCTACAAGACTTAagcttcaaaatataaaatcaataacttataacaaaaatagaacataaatattactGTGCAATAGATCGACTACTTACACTTGCCCGCTCTTTCTGTGCGTGGAACTATTATTGACCTTAGAGTGGTTCGTTTGGGGGATATCGCCGGTGCTCATagacatttacaatattataactaataaaaccAGTTGTATAGATAACATTGCCATCGCTTTGCCGACCGAtgtccaggggccttattctctatcccgcacgttattttgacagtgcgtaacaagcacgtaacacaacgcgtcatgtttaggactatagaaatttggcttacagaataccattccacacacatttctcgaagataacatgacacggccgcgttacgcgtttacactatcatacagaataagggcccagttccGTTCACGAAAGTAAACTAAACGTGACAGTGCAAGTTTTCGCAAACCAAAAAACCATTACGCAGGcgcaatattataattgtcgTTGTTTTGTTGTGACAACACGATGCTACGTTAATAGGAGAGGAAGTCCAAGTTTGACATAGCGGCACAGGTGTAAACTtgaaacttattaaatataattaaatttaatgtaaaagcGATAACAATTATTTGTTGAGAAAGGCGCAGCTTAATATAGTTAATGTGATGAAACGAAATCATATTTTCTTTTGAGCATTATCATCTTCAAATACTACGAAACAGATTAGgtagtcaaaattattttataacgaaaagaatttataaagatgtttttCACATGCGTAATAAACATGcacatataaaatttacttattaattatagcCATAATAAGGCTCTTATAATACTGTTTCAGGTAttgatttattcaatattactaTACGTAGATATGTGCACGTATTAAATATCACTGCAATTTACCGTAAATGAACATTTCCAATTTCAATTATGACATGACAGGTAGCTGAtccaatttataatacaaagcaTCCGCGTATCGGCCAATAGGaatattacattttactatATACAAGTCGTTCTCAAAGTGGCGATAACGCGCCCCTGTGGACGCTCGCGGCTTTCAGGGTGGCGGTTAACGAATTGGAAAGCgattaattgatataaaatttaaattcaactcGTTCGGTAATTTGGCTTTGAAAGCATAAAAATCACACAAACAcgctttcgcatttataatatttgtatagatctTAATTTAGCTCAGTAAAAGGAAACACATATGGCAcaataggtatatttaaaatagagtAATTTGGGGAGcgctagaaaataataaaatttcaaagcgCGCAGTACACGAAATAAGTTTGAGAACCTATGCAATATGCATACCAATTTCTCGCGTTTCCTCGGAATACCGGAAATGTTGTCCTGAATATTTACACGACACTTTGCACACGGCGAGAAATTGTTAAGGCTAAACTAGGCCTATCACagacaaataaataacttttcaaataacatcgattattttttatctaaacagCCATTATTAGTAACCGCAAGGACAaacatatattatgataaagagTGAATATTTACCTGTCGCAGGATCGGGCGGTGGCTCCGAGTTCTCGAGTATATGGTAGTCAGTGTTGGTCTCGAGACCCTCGGCGATGGTCTGCCACGCCTCCTTCGAGTGGCTGTTGTTGCTCGACTGATGGATGTTGTCCACCTCGCTTTCACCCAAGCTGTTGTCGCGCTTCACCTtcgaagattttttttcttcggCCTCCGCGTTCCGCCTGCGCCTTTTGTAAGGAGTGAATAGTCTTATGGGTCCCATGGCTGGAAAGaattattttgttgtgattATAGATTCAACTAAGCATAAATTACGCAGTATACTTTAGGTAGCCCTGATGAAGACCTATGACAAGGTATTACTGTATACTGGTATAAGGCATCTACCGCCGACACAGTCGCTTGTGCACTAGTGGTAAGgttgtatatttaaatgcaaatcCGGATAATCGGCGTGACtcatctggcaacactgccaTAAGGCGATTCTGGTGCAGCAAGCTGATAGTGCTTGTCAGTTACTAAAATCACAAGCTCGAGTGACGTCATTTCGCATAATTTCGAGATAAGTTGAATTCTTTGCAATCCTATCAATATGGTACAGTATATGTGTGTCATGCATGTTTGTTGACATAATGATAATATGGGGTAGCCttgtttaattgtatttaaatgtagaaatttgtgtatttatggcagacaattatttattatttgttaattatgattacattaatattaaaatgggtttgaaaaaaaatgtttgtggaaataaaatatttgtcttcaAGTGGACATCTAACAATAATTGTAGAAATGATCCATTATATAAAGAAAGTTGTTTATCTtagtttgtgtatttatttagtacttataaattactttatggaTTTTTATGCTCTTTTTACCATCTTTTAGGATTTTATGCTGAGACATGATGaccttatattataaacataacttcAACCAACTACAGATTTAACAATGAATACTTGAAATGAATACTTTTgaattaaagattataaaaaatttaataaaacattatttagctGTATTGCTGCATAATTGCTGTGTGTCAAGTTTGCTATTGTGCATGTATGTCGCTATCTGAACTATGCTTACAAAGATGATGATATATGGTAATTGTTAAAACATGTTGATATTAATTACACGTCAGAACATTAATGTAATACCACAATGAATAAGTGGTCCTTTTGTACTGACACACAAGGAATCAATAATATCAATGTCATTTTAAGGCTTGGTATAtgtgttagaaatatatttagggCGATACAGAATACAGATGATTTATACAGAATTTAGGGCGAAATAACTAAGGTATATAGGGAACAATGTTGTAGTATGTGGAACCATGCTACATATAACAATGACAATAGTTTTTGTTGTTATGAATTGTAAATTGCTTCTATAATAATTTGACAGAGATCCCCTAAAATggtgtaaaaacaatataaatgaacTGTTAACTGGGATATAGAATTTCATCACAGAGATAGACaacattataacattttaatttcaacataatTTACCCCAAACCTATTTTCTGTAATGAACATTTTACATCAAAACAAGTTGTAACTTCaagtatataaatgtttattatctacaaaatacttagccaattttttttatttaaacaaaaagttATAATTCTGCATGCCTTGTGTTGCAGTTATTACAGTGCTCATTACTAAAATTGGGAGATAATAATTCACCTAAAACCACAATTGTTTTGTGAACCCCCGTAAATATTTACCATTCGTATAAAACCACACCATTCTGATATTCACCGTGAATAAcacataatgaaatttaaatcaaaacatacTGTTGAATGATATTTGAAAATCAATACTCATATTTGGTTTTCATGGAATGTAAATACATTCCAAAAAATTAAATCAGATTATTTGTGCCTAAAGTACTGTTCACAAGGCAACTtggttttgtattaatttatatgacAAACTCAATTACAAACGGACTGTATATAACTTGACTTGTGTATACTAGACAATATCAGGcacaaaataatgtaaatactatCATGATCACTTGCTGGTCTCAAAATTACAGAACTAAATGCAAATTAGTAACAAAAcattaaaggaaaataaattaagaaatctACCATAACCTAGTATGCTATTTGCAGCTCCAGCTATGTGTAAACCcagtgtaaataaacaataagtaaCAACTAAAATCATACCAATGCATAACAGGTTGATTGTTCAATATgatcacaataatataataagaggTTACTTACCTGACTGATCATCACAACAAGCCCCACAAGTGCAACTGGTGGCGTGCGGCGTCAGGATGCCCTCGTCGATCAGCGCCTGGATGCTCCTGCCGCCGAACCTGATGGACCGCTTCCAATCCTTACTGGAGGCGCGGCCACACAGCGCTTCGAACTCGCTAGGCGTATACCATTCCAGTCCGTACTTGATACAGCGACCGCGCCCGCCCGAGCCGAACTTATGCTTGTGGAGCTCAGCAGAAGTATTCTTGCAGCGCACGGACAGGATCGGCATGTTCGCCGTCTCGGCCCAAGAGCGCGCGCTTGCCGCTCGCACCGCCGGCGCAGTCGCCGCCACCTCGTGACCCTGGGCCTGCCGCTGCGGCGGCGTCGTTGACGGGTTCTGTATCACTATGTGCGTCGCCTTTATGTCCTCGCTCACCGGCCCGCCCGATATGAATCCGTTATCCACGCATATCATCGGCTTGAAATGCGGGAGTTGGTCTGACGTGATCACGTTAAAGGTGGTGCCAGTGATGAGCGTGCCCACAGGCAGCGATACGGGCACAGTCACCACCCCGTTAGAATCGCTCGACAGCCTCGCCGTTTTGATTCCACTTGGTAAAACTGAGTTCCCTTCGTTGCGCTCCGCCTCGTGCTCGGCCGCCGCCGACAACGGATCGGCTTCGGAAACTTCGGTAATGTCCGGCATGACGACGTTATCCGAACCCCTATTCTCCGCCATAT of the Manduca sexta isolate Smith_Timp_Sample1 chromosome 27, JHU_Msex_v1.0, whole genome shotgun sequence genome contains:
- the LOC115447443 gene encoding deformed epidermal autoregulatory factor 1 isoform X1; this encodes MAENRGSDNVVMPDITEVSEADPLSAAAEHEAERNEGNSVLPSGIKTARLSSDSNGVVTVPVSLPVGTLITGTTFNVITSDQLPHFKPMICVDNGFISGGPVSEDIKATHIVIQNPSTTPPQRQAQGHEVAATAPAVRAASARSWAETANMPILSVRCKNTSAELHKHKFGSGGRGRCIKYGLEWYTPSEFEALCGRASSKDWKRSIRFGGRSIQALIDEGILTPHATSCTCGACCDDQSAMGPIRLFTPYKRRRRNAEAEEKKSSKVKRDNSLGESEVDNIHQSSNNSHSKEAWQTIAEGLETNTDYHILENSEPPPDPATVTLPDMSGVLKRLDDISQTLVRLAGELKQCVEDVRLVSSRQMERLEQERASALLAASVDAHVEAEQVSLHNVEEAEAKKCANCNREASAECSLCRRTPYCSTYCQKKDWASHQIECLRSVPTIHAESQQHQSIMLIVESQHQ
- the LOC115447443 gene encoding deformed epidermal autoregulatory factor 1 isoform X2, producing the protein MAENRGSDNVVMPDITEVSEADPLSAAAEHEAERNEGNSVLPSGIKTARLSSDSNGVVTVPVSLPVGTLITGTTFNVITSDQLPHFKPMICVDNGFISGGPVSEDIKATHIVIQNPSTTPPQRQAQGHEVAATAPAVRAASARSWAETANMPILSVRCKNTSAELHKHKFGSGGRGRCIKYGLEWYTPSEFEALCGRASSKDWKRSIRFGGRSIQALIDEGILTPHATSCTCGACCDDQSAMGPIRLFTPYKRRRRNAEAEEKKSSKVKRDNSLGESEVDNIHQSSNNSHSKEAWQTIAEGLETNTDYHILENSEPPPDPATVTLPDMSGVLKRLDDISQTLVRLAGELKQCVEDVRLVSSRQMERLEQERASALLAASVDAHVEAEQVSLHNVEEAEAKKFVQMDLKGSSWISQNDSETRKIKTRMNGKFTVGLLS